The genomic window cttctaaaggtggagtcggtgaactgggttccgttaTCCGTGGTAATGGAATAAGGTATCCTATACCttgtaattatatttttgtagaggaacctccgacttctttgtgcagtgatggtggccagtggctctgcttctatccactttgtgaaataatctattcccactattaggtatttaacttgtcctggcgcctggggaaaaggacctaataaatccattccccattttgcaaagggccatggagaagtgatactaatgagctcttctgggggagtcacgtggaaatttgcatgcatctgacatggctggcactttttcacaaattctgtggcatctttctgtaaggttggccagtagaatccagctcggatcactttcCTGGCCAATGACCTGGCTCCGAGGTGGTTCCCGNNNNNNNNNNNNNNNNNNNNNNNNNNNNNNNNNNNNNNNNNNNNNNNNNNNNNNNNNNNNNNNNNNNNNNNNNNNNNNNNNNNNNNNNNNNNNNNNNNNNNNNNNNNNNNNNNNNNNNNNNNNNNNNNNNNNNNNNNNNNNNNNNNNNNNNNNNNNNNNNNNNNNNNNNNNNNNNNNNNNNNNNNNNNNNNNNNNNNNNNNNNNNNNNNNNNNNNNNNNNNNNNNNNNNNNNNNNNNNNNNNNNNNNNNNNNNNNNNNNNNNNNNNNNNNNNNNNNNNNNNNNNNNNNNNNNNNNNNNNNNNNNNNNNNNNNNNNNNNNNNNNNNNNNNNNNNNNNNNNNNNNNNNNNNNNNNNNNNNNNNNNNNNNNNNNNNNNNNNNNNNNNNNNNNNNNNNNNNNNNNNNNNNNNNNNNNNNNNNNNNNNNNNNNNNNNNNNNNNNNNNNNNNNNNNNNNNNNNNNNNNNNNNNNNNNNNNNNNNNNNNNNNNNNNNNNNNNNNNNNNNNNNNNNNNNNNNNNNNNNNNNNNNNNNNNNNNNNNNNNNNNNNNNNNNNNNNNNNNNNNNNNNNNNNNNNNNNNNNNNNNNNNNNNNNNNNNttgggacatgccttatttaagtcggtatagtcgacgcacattctccatttaccattttgttttttgactagcactacattggctagccatgttgggtatttgacttctttgatgaagccggcttctaggagcgccTGCACTTGCTCTTCTACTACTAGGGCTCGTTCTAgaccgagcttgcgtcttctttgttgcACAGGTCGGGACCCTGAGTAGACCGAGAGCTTGTGagacatgagctcgggatctatcccaggcatgtcggaggccttccaggcgaagagatctgagttatctcttaggagcttaatCAACCCTTGTCtcagggtttcccctaggttggctcctatgtgagtgttttttccttcctcttctccgacctgaatctcctcggtttttcctccGGGTCGTGGTCGCAGCTCTTCTTTAATCCTTGCTCCACCGAGCTCTATTGTGTgaacttctttgccttttcctctcaggtttaggctttcattgtagcactttcttgccaacttctgatctcccctcaccgttgctatccccgacGAGGTCGGGAACTTCATGCAGAGATGGGGTGTCGATACCACCACTCCGAGTCggttaagggtagctctgccgattaaagcattataggccgatcccacgtcgatgactatgaagtctatactcagagtctttGTCTTctccccttttccaaaagtggtgtggaggggtaaaaatcctagtggctttattggcgtgtcacctaatccgtacaaggtgtcggggtaggctcttaactctttctcATCTAAACCTAGTTTGTCGAAGGCGGGCTTGAAGAGGATGtccgccgagcttccttggtctactagtgttctgtgtagatgggcatttgccaggatcatggtgattaccactgggtcgtcgtgcccagggattattcctcgcccatcttcctttgtgaatgaaatggttggGAGGTCGGAGGACCCCTCTTCAACCTGGTAAActctcttgagatgtcttttACGAGAGGATTTTGTGAGCCCCCCTCCcgcaaaccctcctgagatcatatggatatgtctctccggagtttgtggtggtgggtctcttctatccgtatcttctcgctttctttttccatggccgtccgacctttctatgagatatctgtcaagccgaccttctctggccagcttttctattaCATTTTtgccaataaccaccgctgaagtagtgccacctttttaggtggataaccgttcccatatcttagggaggttaagatatggctctatgaagtggttggAGAGTTTCTAGGgacagttactcattcgaatgagtgttatctgccagctaaccctcgtatccgacttctttggagcaggtcgtgcTTAGTACCGACTTCTGAggatgaaggctggtactgggtgagggccaaccctttgggttgaGCCTTTTTGCTTGGATCCTGGACCTTTATTATTGGGACAGGGTATGAACAATACTATTTGAACCATAACTCCTTATCTTGCCGGTTATAATCCTTAAATAATCATACGCTCGAACATATATTGATCATattacatttatttattttttttaagttccGGACATTAAGGGAAAAAAAAGGAGAATTTTATCCTCATAAAATACAATCCCCCCCTCTTTCTCTGTCTTCCTCTCTTACGTTGGACCGTCTAAAATTTTTTGTTCCGATCAGATCCTGGAAAGTATGATTGTTTTGGTTTGGTGGTGTGTTGAAAAGGATGGTGAGAGGGGAAAAGCAACCGAGGCTTGACAGGGAGGAAAATAGAGAAAGGGAGTAGGTGGTGTCGCTGCTTGCTGCTGCAGCTGGGCAAAGGGGGAAGAAGTAACCGCAGTCTGGTAGGCGATGGCTAACACGGTGGCGCCGTCAAAGAGTGAACCACAACGGTTATGAGTCTCGACGATAGGGAACTTGGTAATGAGCTAACGACTAGTATTGAATGATGCTGATGGCTGATAATTGACAAGGGTACTTTCGGCATTTCAGTTTTACATCTCAAACAAATCTCATTTTCCAGCTACAGTCCTACTTATTCAGCTGAGCCCACTCCCTTTGAACAAGAACGAAAAGTCAAAATCACGATCCTTCGGTCCTCCCTACTCCAATTCACTATATTCcacattttttcctttttttgctGAATTCAAAGCCGCCATACGATACAAATTTTCATTGTTGTTATTACAACATTTAAATAAGAGAACACAACAAGCACAACTAAATCCATTTTCATTATTATTGCTgtcattattattactattattttcttttttttgttgccTTTTATTTGCTTTGCACAAACTCACGTTGTCGTGAGTTGTAACGGATAGAATCAATAGAAAATGGTTCGGGTACTGTTTGTGGTGTTTGTTTTTGCATCCTTGGGATCGTTCTTGTTTGGACGAGTTGACTCGCACGAGGAATCGGGTGAGTGGAGCTGCGAGTCGAACTCGGAGATCCGAGTGGAGGCCGAGTTCAGACCAGGTGTTGTTACACTTGATGGACATGCCGACGAATGGAAGGACATTGATTACTCGCAGTTCCGGCTTCTCCCCGCGCTTGACCCCGATGATGATAAGGAGTTCAAAGGTGGAAAAATGACTGTTAAGGTCCGGAACTTTTTTACATATTcagaattaatttaatttaattggattggattgaagtttctcttctttattttctttcaattcatatAGTGATTATGGATTTGTTGCAGAGTTTGCATGATGGCCACGATATTTTCTTTCTGGTGCAAGTTGATTCTGATTATGCTTACTCTAAAGGGTAAGAAAGTTGCATAtactcaaattttttaattataatttcttattattttcattttgttaTGCGTTTAAATCTTCATTCTAGTTAATGAAGTTTAGATTGTAGTAGTTCCAAATGATTGCTTTAAGGAATAGTTGCTTATGTCATAGAGTGTCCGAGCTGATTGGAAAAGAATAAAgagaatattttgaaaaagaaaacaaaaaaggaaTCTGTTATGGATTAATTTTCAACATACTTTTCTTCAGTTggtgtttatttttttaatgcaggGAAGGCAACAAATGTCCTTCTGTAGCTCTCATGTTTCAAATTGGTGAGGATGCCACTTATCATAGAGTAAGATGGTGCAATTTGATAATGTTCTATGTCATTCGAATTTTCTTGAAgctttgcttctttctttttttgtttttggaagAATTTTTTGAAACATTAAATGATAAATTGTGTTGAATTGTTATAAGATGGGTGGTTGCACACAAGACTCAACCTCATGCACTAACAAGAGCTGCAAAGGTCATGAAGTTGACATTATGCACTTTTCTATTGGAAATGCTATTCCGGGAAGGCTTTATGGTGGTAATCCCCTAGACAATGGGGAAGGAAATGGAGGTGACAGGTGATGAATGATGAATGGCAAAATTTGTTGACTTTCACTGCATCAGTTGACATTTTTCAGATAAGCCCGACTGTAGTAGGGTTCCCTTTTTGCCTGTTATGTTCATTTGGTTTCCTATATTTTCTGGTGCAGGTTTGGTCACTTGGTTGATCTCTATTCCTGGAATCCACACTGTAGATATCTCGATGGAACCAGTCCTTCAGGTCCTGGTAGGTATAAATGTATCTCACACTAAGTGGGAGTTGTATGTTTATTTAAGTAGTAAAAGCAACATGAAAATGTACTAATGAATATTCAAATAGAGTTCAAAGCTATTGGGCAGAAAATATTCTTTTATCTTTTCCACTTAATAGTTCACTTCATAATTTGGAAACCTGAGATCCTCCGCAGTCTAGAGAACTGGCTGAAATCTTGAATTTTCTCTGGTCAGATTATGGACAGTTCAGTATACAGACATTATGTATGAGCATGATCATTGCTTACATGACTTAACTCTTGTTCACTAACCTTAAAATAATTGATACTTGTGCCATCTGTTCAAGTATTAATGTCTTTTTTCTTAATCCTCTTCACATGCTTGGTACATGCATCCGGTTACAAGTATTGTCTTTTACCCTTCAAAGGTTTATCTTCCTCACATGTATTTTCTACTGTAAATTATTTAGTTTGTTTGTCTATTAATATTCTTCACAAACTTCAGATTATACGTTAATGCAAATAGAATTTTCATTTTTAGCCAATAAAGCCATGCACAAGGAGGGGTTATTCATTGCCTTAGTTTATCCATGACAGATTGGGATTTGCATGTGATGTGACATTAACATCCTGAGTTACTATTTAATTGTTTGTGGATAAGTTTTGCTAAAATAATCTTTGTCCCTTCCTCATTTAAAATTGATGCTGCTTCACTAGAAAATGTGATCCCtaaatgattatgtaatgatgcACTATGCAGTGATTGGATTTTAGCATGTGTACGATGTCTTTAATTACTTTAAGGGGGCTTTATGCACATTTGATGAAGGGGAAGCTCCAAAATTAAGTCACCTATTTGTGTAGTTGAGGACAAAAAGAGTGAGAATTAAGTATTTTCTGTTCTAAGATTACAACTTTTGAGTGCATAACTCAGGTACAAGTGATAATTAAGTCAAAAAATGGCTGACTCAAGATTTACAAGTACAGTTGTAGCAAGTACTAGTAGGGACCACAGTTGATGAATCTTAAGACTCAACACAATAATAGCAAGCAGTATCCATAGTATTTGTAGTTACTGTCTCCATCAATTCATTTGTTTGTCTATGTGGGTTTTCATAAGGCATCACATACTTTCTGGCTGAAGTGCTTTGTGaggtatgaaataaaatataacttaTAAAGCTTCGTAATGCAAGATGAGATGatgttgttttccttttctctACAATATCATTATTTTAATCATGAGTATGTTTGAATGTGTTGGAGGATATTATCCAGAAATTTATTGGACATTTTGTCATTCCATCTATGCTTTTGATTTGAGACTAGCAAATATCCAATTGCTTCCGGTATTTAGGGTAATGTGATTGTGATTATGCATTTCTAATCTCTTTTCGGAGTTCGAAACTTGAAACtgaaaggaaagatatttccTACCACAAAATTAGATTTCTTAATGTGTTCTTCCCAttcatttgttgataattttCTGTTTATATCTAATTTTGTATTAAAGGTTGATCTTTTGTCCTTTTTCAGCTAATGACTCTAGTGCACAGAATGACTGGAAGGGTGTGTGGTGGCATAGCAGCTTTACTGTTCACTCAGGTGAGTAATTCTTTTGGAGATTCAAAATCAAATATATTGTCCTTTTTATTACCTTTAGTTGAACAAAATATCATAGTTCAAATCCTAATTCAGACCGGCAGTGATAGGAGCCCTAAAACAATACTTTTTGAGTTTTGAGTTGAAGTATACCAAGTTATATCAATATATATTCATGAATTGAATGTTTCATGTATGTGACATACACTTTGTCATGTATGACCCTTGTGAGATATTGCTAACTACACTTTAAACGTTTATTATACATGTAACACCACTTGCTTTCAGTAATGTGTGATTGCTGCCATCTGGCAGATTAATCTCCCACTAACTCCCAAAAGTTAAGTAATTGTTAAAAAAGGATATCCAGCTTTATTGTATATTGCTCCTTGTtgtgaaattattattttttttatatttatttcattAATTTATATTTGTCCCAAGCACAGTACAATATATTTAAATGGACCATGCTACATGACACAAGGTTTACATATCTCGAATCCGTTACCTGAAATGATGGAAATTGAGGGAGATGTAAACCAGAGGATTCGAGATTGATATATGAAGTGGACGAGTACGTTGAGTGTTGTTAGACAAGTACCACTCAAGGAAAATATTACCACATGTGTTTGTCTATATATCTATTTCTGGATAATTAAAAGCCAACAAGAGAATGAACTGAGTGTTGCAAACAATGATGAACTGAGTATTGCTTTTGTTGTTGTATCATTTTGTTCTGAATTGTTGCTTACAAATTTTTATATACCAGGTTTTGTGGAAGATGAGAGTCCATATGCAGAGGATGGGAAAAAAGGCACATACATTTTTGAATTTTCTAGGCCTTTGAGGACCATGGATCACCTTCAACAGGTTTGGACATAGAAACCAATATGCTGCATTCAGAAAATTTATTTGCTTAAAGATTGCATTGATCTATCCATATATTCATCAGTTAAGTTCTGCATCTGTAATTTTCTTTTCCATTAACCTTGCATATCTGGAGTGTTATTGTTGGGCTACATCTGAGTTTCATTATTTATCAATTTTGGTTTATGTTCTTTCACAGAGGACTCCAAGTAAGTTAATAAACTCTGAAACAACTTTGGTTTTGGAAAACAAATATGGCCTTGTTCTTAACTTCCTAATTTAAGAATGCTTTTATGCAAACTTATGCTTTAGACCATGCCCTTTCTTTGTGATCTGCTGGTTATAGAAGCAGTAGTCAAATTTAAGGATATATTTGGGAGTTCTATGAAGAGTGGAGAAAAGAATGGCTAGAATGAACAAGATCATGCTAGTCTTTTGTTTGGTTGTTTAACATTGTTTATGATAGAAGAAAATGACAAGAATTATTTTACGAGTGTGTTCCTCCTTGACCACCCGATTTGGAGGGTCGACAAATAGAGTTTCTGGATGGCAAGGAAGGGACAGGTTGCCCCTCACAGGCCATGCCACTCTTCCCTCAAAAGCAATACTTCAAAACATGGTTTCGTTAGCTTTGTGTCTTTCACTCCTTATCTCCCTTCATTTACATTCTTCTAAGCATAGCCTAACTCTGTCACTTCTCATTTGTATATAATAACTCAGACAACTTGAATCTGAGATATGATTGTCTTATCAATGCTGTAGTAGTGTCTCTTGGATAGCaagtaaaatgataaaaaaaaaaaaaataccttgCAGGATGTGCAATTTACCATTGGTGCAACCAGTATGATGTCCGTTGCATTCTGGTATCCAGAAAACGGTCAACCATGGCATGGTTCCGGGCACTACTCGATCAGCTGCAATTGGGTTCCCATCGATATATCTATCGGCAGTTCTTTGCATGGAAGTTCAGGATCAACAGGGTCAAGTACTTCATGGAGTATTGCCAGTGCCTTCTCACTAGTACTATCAGTAGCTGCACTTTGTGTGTCTGTTTTTGTGACCTATCGTGTTTTCAATAATAACAACAATGTTCCCTTTACACCTATGGTTTCGATGAACAACCTTTAAATACAGTCCTAACATTTTGAGATTGGGATTGTACTATTCATTGAGCTTGTACTGGATAGGTTTTGTACTATAGAGTACTTTTTCTTAGCTCCATTTTTTTAATGTAATCAAGCATATTTATTTTAGGTGGTGTCAGAAAAGTGTTAATACATTTATCTACGTTGTGGAGCTCATGTTGGTTGTGCCTAGTTGTTGGCTTGTTGCACTCAAACTCTCAAAGGACCGTTTGCTTTTTTGGCACTCGttcaaattataaagaaaactatggttttatcttattttatttatgtcaTTAACTACTAATATGTGATTGAGTGTAGCAATTTGAACGGTGTGCACTATAGTAGTTATTGACCATGAAATGATAGAAAGATCCTTAAATTGCTACAACggttttatttctattcgaattcTGCCTTGAATATAACAGTCTATTGACCAGCAACAGCAGACTTTTAAATAGAAACTTTTAAATAGAACTTAGGCTGGGTTTGGTAAagttttttttaagagaaaagcACAAGTActtcattttgcatttagtaaattaaaaagtCAAGTACTTGTACTTGTGGCTTTTAAAAGTTATgggtgcttttgaaagcacctaagcgGGAGCTTTTTAAAGCTGGTTTGTGCttatcaaattttatttattttcccgtACATATTTTCTGCTGTTATATTGCCATTGAAATCCTCATATATTTCTAACTTTTCATCCTAACCTTTATAAATTCTAACACagtcttcatatattttttattttttaacctaATTTTCACAAATTTCAACACAAATACATCTCTATCACATATTAGGTATGAACTtctatctatttatattatttttttgtgcgttatttttgtattttttcagtAGATCTattatgtttgtttgttttttatctgTTCTTTGAAATGTGAAGAGGTTGACTTGGTTTATGAAAACCAATCATAAAATTTTTTGGATGAATATTAgtcaaaaatataataatatttattatatttatgtttattatgaattttttattttaaaattattttattttaaaatattatataaaattttaaagaatttgaaaaaataaattattctccGTTATAAACACGttcattataattttttaagttttaaaagcTGTTTTACCAAACATAATTGTGGTGCTTTTGcttattaaaagttatttttaatttaattttactaaATACAAGTGctgcaatttttaaaaaattgtctTTTAGAAGACAACTTTCATAAGCCACTTTCaaaaagtaaaagctttaccaaaccaagaCTTAGATTCACAGTGAATTTGTCATTGGCTTGTTGGATTAGGAAATACCCTGGACAACTAAAAATGATATGACAATGAATtaatagaaaaatcctaaaaagttTCTTAAGTAGTATGAAAGTGAATTGATAGAAAGATCCTAAAAAATTTCTTAAGTAGAAGATTATCTGTGAAAGTTTGTCAAATAAATTTGATAGAAGTTGGGAGTTATTTTCACACTTTTTAAGGTTATTTTCATACTCTTTCAACAGCTCTTATTTTGCTATTCCTAAAAGAGAACTAGTGTATGTTCCCGTACACTGTAcggaataattaataaaaatatataatttttttattaaaaaaaataaacaaaagattattgctataaatattttacaaagttataattaaaatcaaaatttaattatttttaatgttaaatattaaaaataattagtatttgtcttaaCCGATTTGGTACCTAAGTAAGTATTAGAGTTTCGAATTTCGCTTTGTGTATGTAACAACTCATTGGCTGGCGGCAGACCCTTAACAAATGGAGCTTCAATTCGTGGAGGATTAGTTCTCGACCTGCCGAGTTGGAAAATACAGTGAAAGAAAACACTAGTATTTGTCTTGAAAGTAGAACAATTACTTATGGAAATTTGCCTTTGTTGAAATTTAACTGTGACGGTTTTACTTattggtatcatattcattcatgAAGTCAACCAATATGATCAATGTTATTACcggttaaaattttatattttatgacatAATTTTCAAGCTTCTAAACttataaacttatgtcattaaaaaagctattagattgattaatattttttGGTAATATTACCAAAACACCGTAGTTGAGTATATTAAATTGTGTAAAAAGAAACtataataacttttgttattcaatatataatttattctattgaaaaataaattattattcctAGATTGGAatatatttttttccatttttatatcattttatttgacaataattgccattaaaaaaatgaatgactacactattttataatatgatgatatgatgtataaaataattttttattttaaaattaattctggttagttaaaaaaattcaaaatatttttttacacaaatttaaatttaaatttgaattcagAATTGATTAACAACTCACCTTTTTATGTGAATGATTATTATTATTCACTTTTTCAATAAGAtagtaaataatatttaaaattaaaaaaaaaagataattagaatttttttagttTGATTATAATAAAATCTATTATAAGTATACTtaacttttatatatactaaATATAATCATATTTAATAGTATAGTATTTATTACAGtaatgactcaaaatattaaaTCAAGTGAGTAAGATCAACCTAGGTCTATTGTTAGGATCCTAAATTCGAATTAGATTCATTATCTTAAAACCCGATGCAAATAAAGTTCACGTGTCCTATCTCAAATCGGCTTAAATTGAATTTTCGTTGTTAGTTAGATATAGTAATAGATACTCGTGTGGGTACAGCAGCAGATCCCTTTTTCCGTCCTTCGCTCCCATTTAAAAAAGAAATATCCCCCATTTGCTCTCCATTTTCGTTGCAAGTCCCCCTATTTAATTATCTCCTTAGCGAATACAGATACCCATGATTATTTATggatattctttaaaaatttttgaaaaaaataacaaaaaaaactataatataataataataaaataatcaattaaaaaaatctttaaaaatagaaataacgATGACACTTCGAATaattaattcaataaaattaaacttaaatgaATAAgatgatttaattaattatacaGATAAtagtatatttataaatattaataataaaaatagtctcACTAATGTAAATGACCAATAcaataattatatgaaaaaataaataattacataattgcataatttttaAGATCGTATATGATTGAATTTAGtggacaaattcaaaaatatgtatACGATAATGTCCTAATATTTTAGCATACTGCACATCatactataattttatatatcatattataacTTTAAGTCAGCTCCTTAAACACATAAAGTACACATAATAAAAGAGAATattacaaaacaaaattatagtaaaattatttaaaaataccgTAAAAAAGACACATATCTTTTGTTAATCAAaagttaaaaggaaaaaaatatgtgCCTAATAATGAACAACTAAAATAggcaaaaatctttaaaaaaaatataaaaaaaataaaatgtataagtagtgataaaagaaataaaaattaaataaattacaaaaattgtaCCCTAAAcacaagagagagaaagaaagagagaaaagagaagaaatgaGTAAAAAACACATTATGATTTCGTATAAATAAATGACATtgaaaaaataaactaattaaattaattcatgtATTTCGTTATCATGtttattatttactaaaataatttgatatttactccgatcaaatcaaatcaaataattaatataattaactaaattaattaattggtaTAACTAATTGTGAAATTTGAAtgtctaatcaaattaattaattgatatcattaattagttataattgatttgctttacaaaattaaaagaaataaatcgagGAAACACTTTTAGAAACATGTTATGTTAAGaaagtatttaaaaaatttaaaatcagatttttaattaattatttaataattatttaaatttagattttaaaatttaaaaattaggatTAGTAGTTAAATCCGTTCGCATTACATTACGTATGGTAATTCTaatatcaaaaattcaaaatcactgcGGGATAACCCCTTCCTCTCGTGCCACCGCACCCTCACTTTTGTCATTTCCCCCACGACAACCGTGCCCCGCCGCCGGAGGAGACTGCCCACACCACTGAAGCCAGCCCTCGTGCACTTGTTCATCTGTAGCAAGGACGGATCCATCTGCAGCCACACCCATACCTCCCCTTGTCGCTGCAACACCCGTCGGACGTGGCCACAACCACGCGCCAACGCCGTCAGAGCCTCACCGTGAATATAACCTTTTCCTTTCCCTCACGTAACCGTGGATGGAGTATGCTATGGGTGAAAAAATATGTGATGCACCATCCTCAATAATCAATGATACCTCTATGCTTTCAAATGCCAACTGCGCTGTATTGGAGCAACAATCCAATCTGGTAAGAATTGAAAGCTTTGTGTTCAATGCGAATATTTAGTTTCGTACAAAAGGAATGGTTTTTGTTGGTGCAATTTGATTATACTATTATACTGCAGTAAATTAGTAGCTCCTACCACTCATGGCATCTAATAAtgcttttaaaataattttcgtgTGCTGGActattttttggcattgtttgttACCCTTTCTAATCCAGAAGCAATATAATACTTATTAAAAGAAGAAGTAGTATAACATCATTGAGGAAGTCCGTCATGAATATCAATAAAGAATATAATGTTGTGGTTCTCTATTTTTTATGCTTCCATTAAAatcataaattatattttatatacaaTGTATTTgactgtgtattaattttttgtgGATGTGGTGGTTAATATAAATTGGAATTGATAACAATTCCCATGAAAGGTTTacgataa from Arachis ipaensis cultivar K30076 chromosome B09, Araip1.1, whole genome shotgun sequence includes these protein-coding regions:
- the LOC107617597 gene encoding uncharacterized protein LOC107617597, with the protein product MVRVLFVVFVFASLGSFLFGRVDSHEESGEWSCESNSEIRVEAEFRPGVVTLDGHADEWKDIDYSQFRLLPALDPDDDKEFKGGKMTVKSLHDGHDIFFLVQVDSDYAYSKGEGNKCPSVALMFQIGEDATYHRMGGCTQDSTSCTNKSCKGHEVDIMHFSIGNAIPGRLYGGNPLDNGEGNGGDRFGHLVDLYSWNPHCRYLDGTSPSGPANDSSAQNDWKGVWWHSSFTVHSGFVEDESPYAEDGKKGTYIFEFSRPLRTMDHLQQDVQFTIGATSMMSVAFWYPENGQPWHGSGHYSISCNWVPIDISIGSSLHGSSGSTGSSTSWSIASAFSLVLSVAALCVSVFVTYRVFNNNNNVPFTPMVSMNNL